The sequence TGTTACTTCATCATTTGTTGTAAATCCTACTCTTAAAATTTCATTTGCCATTACTTCTCATCTCCTGTATTTTTTAATTTTATTGCTTTTTGATGTAACAAAGCATCCAATATTTTTTTCCTTCCAGAGTTTAATATTCTTTGAACAGTTCCCCTAGATATCTGCATAAGTTCAGCAGTTTCTATTTGACTCTTTCCTTCATAATCACAAAGTCTTATTGCTTCTAACTCATCTATTTCTATCTCTACTGTCTTTAATTCAACCATAGAAATACCAATAGGTTTAAAAATTCTTTCATTTTCTAAAATACGACAACATCTCTGTTTTTTGCATCTCGACATAAATTCCTCCATTTTTTCGTGCATATGCACAATTAAAATATACTACTAGTTTATGATTTTGTCAAGTTTCAAATAAAAAATTAGATAATAACTTTTTTAAAAATTATTATCTAATTGCTTTAGAAAATCATAAAATCTCTCTTATTCATAAGGCTTTATCTATTACTATATAAACAACTCCACCTATAAATCCGCTTCCTAACATAATTTTTATAGGACTTAATCTATATTTTTCAATAAAAATGCTCCTACTATTATTAATAATAATCCAATTATATTAAAACCTTTTTCAAACACTGCTAATTTAAATATAGACACTCCTGCTGTTGTTATCAAAGCAATTATAACTGGTCTAATTCCTGAAAGTATTCCCTGTAAATAGGGCAATTTTTCATATTTAAAATACATCCATGCTAATAATGAAATTATTATACAAGCAGGGAGTATACATCCTAATGTTGCTACTATTGCTCCTAATATTCCATGGATTCTAACTCCTACAAATGTAGAAGCATTGACTGCTATAGGTCCTGGTGTCATCTCTGCTATTGTTATTAAATCTGTAAATTCTGTTAATGATAACCAGTGATGCTTATATACTACCTGTTCTTGAATCAAGGGAATTGCTCCCATTCCCCCACCAAAACTAAATAATCCTATCTGAAAAAAACTTAAAAATAAATCTATATATTCCATTATTTTTCTCTCCTTAATTTAATAAAAGTCTTTACTGCTCCTAGAATAGCACAAAGCAATATTACAATTGTTATATTCACAGAAAAAAGATACACAGCCAAAAATACTACTATCATTATGATTAAAGCTTCTTTCCCAGACTCGCATACCATATTTTTTCCTAAATTTAAAGTTACGTCTACTATTACAGCTACAACACCAGATTGCATACCTTTTAATACAGCACTAACTATATAATTTTCACAAAAAGCCGTATAACAAAAAGATATTCCTGAAATAATTAGAAAAGGTGGTATTATAGTTCCTAGTATAGAAACTAGTGTTCCTCTTACTCCTCCAATTTTATATCCTACCAAAATAGCAGCATTTATAGCTACTGCTCCAGGTGCCGATTGAGCTATTGCAGCTAAATTTAGCATCTCTTTTTCCTCAATCCACTCCATCTCATCAGAAAATTTTTTCTTTAAAAGTGATATTATTAGACAACCTCCGCCAAAAGTAAACATACTAATTATAAAAGTAGATGTCAATAGCATTAGATACTTATTTTTTTCATCTTTATCCCTCCCATAAATAGAGTATCACTTGAATTTTTATTTGTAAAATACTATAATTTAATAAAATTTATAGTTTTTTTATTATAATATAGAAGATAATATGACACTAAGACATTTAAAAATATTTTTATCACTTTATAAGACGAGAAGTACAACTGCTACTAGCAAAGAACTTCTCGTAGCCCAGCCTACAATAAGTATAGCTTTAAAAAAATTAGAAGAACATTATGATGTAAAGCTATTTGACCATTTCTCTCAAAGATTACATTTAACTCAAGCAAGAAAAGAACTATATCATTATGCCAAACATATTATTAATCTTTTTGATGAAGCTGAAAACTGTATGAAAAGTATAGAGATCTTAGGAAATATTACTATAGGAAGTAGTATTACAATTGGAAATTATTTTTTACCTAAATATATCAAAAAATTTCAAGAAAAATATCCTTATACAAAAATTAAAGTAATCATTGATAACACTAATAATATTGAAAAGTTATTACTTGAAAATAAAATTGATATTGGACTTGTCGAAGGAAAGGTAACTAGTAATTTTCTTCAAGTTTCTCCATATATGTCCGACAAATTATGCGTCATATGTAATCCTAATCATCCATATGCTCAATATAAAAAACTTAATCCTAGAATTCTCATTAATGAATCAATGATCATGAGAGAGAAAGGAAGTGCTGTAAGAGAGCTATTTGATATGCAAATGGAAAATATAGGTTTAAAAATAGAACCTCTTTGGGAAAGTATAAGCTCTCATTCTATAATCCAAGCTGTAAAAGAAAATTTAGGAATATCTATACTTCCCTACTTTATAGTTAAAGAATATATTGAAAGAAATGAAATATCTACTATTAACATAAATGAAATAAATCTCTCTAGAGATTTTAATATTATTTATCATAAAAGCAAATTTCACTCTACACATTTCAATAATTTTATAAAAATATGTCTAAATGATAATAGTTACTAAATTAGTAAAATATTTTTTATTTTTTTCTTTCTTATTTTGCAATTTTAATGTAAAATAGAATATATTTTTTATACGAGGTGATAGCTAAATGAAATTTGTTGTATCTGATTTAGATGGAACTCTCCTGTATTCTCACAATATTATAAGTGAATATACCATAAATACACTTAATAAACTTGTTAGAAAAAATATAAATTTTGCTATAGCTACAGGAAGAGGTCGACAAGGAGTACAGACTATTTTAAAACAACTTGGTCTTAAACCATATCTTATTTGTAATAATGGAGCGAATATATATACTCCAGAAGGAGAATGTATCTTTGATAAAAGAATTCCTCAAAATACAGTTACAAAAATATTAAAAGAAATTAGAAAAAATAACCTTTTTTATAGTGCTTTTCAAAATAATTATTATTTTCATAGTAAGGAAGAACCTGTTGAAAATTTTACCACTAGGTCCCTTTTTACTGAAATAGCTGTTGAAAAAGAAGAAGATATCCCTGATTTAAATAAAATAATTGTTACAAATGATAATCCAGAAATTTTAGTAAGGCTTGTCAAGCTATTAAAAGATAAATTTTCATCATTAGCTGAGATAATGTTATCACAACCAACATGTCTTGATATAGCTCCAAAACATTGTAGTAAAGGAACAGGTATCCAAAATCTTGCAAAAATATTTAATTTAAATACTAACGATTTTATGGCCTTTGGAGATGGAGAAAATGATTTGGAGATGTTAAAAACTGTTGGATACCCAGTAATTATGAAAAATTCCCAAGAAATTTTGAAAGCTTCATTTTCTTGTGTTACTTTATCTAATAAAGAGGATGGAGTAGCAAAATATTTAGAAAAATTCTTTAATTTATAGAGGTGAAAAATGAGAGATAAACAAATAAATAAAGAAGTAATTGTAACTTTAATTTTATATATTTTTTATTTTGCTTGGTGGTATTACTTTGCATATTTACATACTAACAGTGAAGATGTAGAAAATTTTAAATATATCCTAGGACTTCCAGAATGGTTTTTTTACTCTTGTGTCCTTGGACTAATTATTATAAATATACTAGTTTTTTTAGCTGTTAAACTATTTTTTAAAGATGTTTCATTAGAGGAGGAAAAAAAATAAATGTTAATACTTATTCCAGTTTTACTTTATCTTTTACTTATGTTAGGTATTGCCTACAAAGTTAATCAAATCAAACATAGTAAAAATGTCGATTTTACTCAAGAATATTTCATAGGAAGTAGAAACATGGGAGGATTTGTACTTGCTATGACTATTATAGCTTCTTATGTTGGAGCTAGTTCTTTTATAGGTGGTCCTGGTATTGCATATAAGCTGGGATTAGGATGGGTACTTCTAGCATGTATACAGGTTCCTACTGCTTTTTTTACTCTTGGAATTGTTGGTAAAAAATTAGCTATTATCTCTAGAAGAATAAATGGTGTAACTATGATAGATTTGTTAAGAGCTAGATATAAAAGTGATATAGTTGTAATACTAGCTTCTGTAAGTATGCTTGTATTCTTTATAGGAACTATTGTAGCACAATTTATTGGTGGAGCTAGACTTTTTGAAGCTGTTACTGGGTATCCATATTTTGTTGGACTTATTCTTTTCTCTTCTGTTGTCATAGCTTATACATCTTTTGGTGGCTTTAGAGCAGTTGTTCTGACTGATGCTATTCAAGGAATTGTTATGTTGATTGCTACTGGAATCCTATTCTATGTCATTTTAAAAAATGGAAATGGTATGGAAAATATTATGCTCTCTATTGCTAAAACTAACCCCGAAATGTTA comes from Fusobacterium necrogenes and encodes:
- a CDS encoding DUF134 domain-containing protein, whose protein sequence is MSRCKKQRCCRILENERIFKPIGISMVELKTVEIEIDELEAIRLCDYEGKSQIETAELMQISRGTVQRILNSGRKKILDALLHQKAIKLKNTGDEK
- a CDS encoding chromate transporter, with protein sequence MEYIDLFLSFFQIGLFSFGGGMGAIPLIQEQVVYKHHWLSLTEFTDLITIAEMTPGPIAVNASTFVGVRIHGILGAIVATLGCILPACIIISLLAWMYFKYEKLPYLQGILSGIRPVIIALITTAGVSIFKLAVFEKGFNIIGLLLIIVGAFLLKNID
- a CDS encoding chromate transporter; the encoded protein is MLLTSTFIISMFTFGGGCLIISLLKKKFSDEMEWIEEKEMLNLAAIAQSAPGAVAINAAILVGYKIGGVRGTLVSILGTIIPPFLIISGISFCYTAFCENYIVSAVLKGMQSGVVAVIVDVTLNLGKNMVCESGKEALIIMIVVFLAVYLFSVNITIVILLCAILGAVKTFIKLRREK
- a CDS encoding LysR family transcriptional regulator — its product is MTLRHLKIFLSLYKTRSTTATSKELLVAQPTISIALKKLEEHYDVKLFDHFSQRLHLTQARKELYHYAKHIINLFDEAENCMKSIEILGNITIGSSITIGNYFLPKYIKKFQEKYPYTKIKVIIDNTNNIEKLLLENKIDIGLVEGKVTSNFLQVSPYMSDKLCVICNPNHPYAQYKKLNPRILINESMIMREKGSAVRELFDMQMENIGLKIEPLWESISSHSIIQAVKENLGISILPYFIVKEYIERNEISTININEINLSRDFNIIYHKSKFHSTHFNNFIKICLNDNSY
- a CDS encoding Cof-type HAD-IIB family hydrolase — translated: MKFVVSDLDGTLLYSHNIISEYTINTLNKLVRKNINFAIATGRGRQGVQTILKQLGLKPYLICNNGANIYTPEGECIFDKRIPQNTVTKILKEIRKNNLFYSAFQNNYYFHSKEEPVENFTTRSLFTEIAVEKEEDIPDLNKIIVTNDNPEILVRLVKLLKDKFSSLAEIMLSQPTCLDIAPKHCSKGTGIQNLAKIFNLNTNDFMAFGDGENDLEMLKTVGYPVIMKNSQEILKASFSCVTLSNKEDGVAKYLEKFFNL
- a CDS encoding YhdT family protein, yielding MRDKQINKEVIVTLILYIFYFAWWYYFAYLHTNSEDVENFKYILGLPEWFFYSCVLGLIIINILVFLAVKLFFKDVSLEEEKK